From Arachis hypogaea cultivar Tifrunner chromosome 3, arahy.Tifrunner.gnm2.J5K5, whole genome shotgun sequence:
CTCTCAAATACTTGTCCTCATAGGACCTGATGAATATGGATTGAGAACCATAAATTGCAAACTCAAGCATCATACCTGACATGTCAGCACTGAATTAAAGGCGGTGATGGGATTTCATGGACTCTCGAGTATACTAATTCTCTGAAAGCATGAATAAGAGAATTGAAAGGAGAGGAGAAAACATGCGGTTTATTAtaattcttattttctcttttctttttccgtATAGGCTATAGCAGTTACTTTTGGGTCACTGAATTACAAATAATATTCACCTCTTCTTCCTTTAAAGTTCTACAAATAAGCCATGAAGTCTACTCCACTACATTTCATCAAAAGCATTCTATTCTGCCCCTCTTGTCTTATTATACTTGGGCTAATGGCACGCCCAGAGAATACTGAATATTCATTCATTCTGGCTGTTGAAATTCTAgatctaattttctttttaaatgtgATCTGTCAGCGCTGCAGCACAGAAACAacgaaatcaaattaaattaaagcatTTATAAGCAGAAAATAAATTCTATCAAACATCTGACTCATTCCTTCGAAGTTTCAATATTATTTAATAGGATACTACAAACATATCATGTTAACAAAAGCATATTACCATTTATCATATCAACACATTGGTCTCATCATTGCAGATAGCAATTCACTAGAACAATATTTCATCGTGGTATGTCATAATATGCTTTTGTAACCTGGATATTCTCTTCCACCGATATTGTATTTAGCGAAAGGTTTGGGATACATGAGCAAGCCGAAACATCAAGCATGAATATCATCCATGAATGTTTGTCTCCACTTTGGATTGATTCGGTGATCAATATTGTTTTTACCTGTTAATTGTAGGTCTATTTGGAGATTTTAATCCAAAGATAGAAAAGTCTACTGACATTGGAACTGGTTGGTTCTTGCCTGTATTATCACCAACTGTCTGTCTGAAATCACCGAAATTTCCATCATCATCCTTCACTCCTTGAAAAGAATTTCCTTCGAACCCATCACGCCCAGGCATCACTCTCCTAGACTTTCTTGGAGGTGATAACACAGTAGGACCCTGCtgcaaatcaaaatcagaagtcCTAGATTCCTTCTTGGGGGCTGGCCTAGGGAGCTTCTCTGGATCTGTGGGCAGAGGTGCAGAAGAAAAGTAtctaaatacaaaaaaaagaaggataaatTAGGGAGAAAAGAACATTGCTGATGTCTTAAAGGGAAAGTGAAGGAAGGCACATACCTGTGCTCTAGTGCCTGCTGCACTGAAATTCTAGCTTTTGGATCATATGTAAACATCTTTGACAATAGATCTAAAGCATCGTCACTTGCTGTTGGAAATAAAGTACGCAAAGGGGGGGCAGGAACATTTTGATATTCAACGTAATCTGGAAGATATACCATATCAGGCCACTGAGCAGGTGTTGGAGTGCCAAATGCTGCAAAAATCTTGCCTAACTGATCGATATCACTTGAACCCTgataaattatgaaaataaactaaTGAGAAAAACCAGAAAACAGAATTTTAATTATTACCACACTAATGAGAATAAGATAGAAGCCTAAATCAACATTAATTATGCCTACATATATCAATTATAGCCAATAAATTATCAACTCTAAAATATTAAGCCTCGTGTACTTTAGGACAAACAACCATTAACCACAAAGAATAAACCATATTACCTAGTTACCATGATAGTTTTTTTTTCACCTGCAAAAAGGGTCGGCGGAGAAGAAGTTCAGCAAAAATACAAGCTGCAGCCCAAACATCTACCCCTGAACCATATTGCTTCGCACCAAATAATAGCTCAGGTGCTCTGTACCACCGAGCAAACACCTACTCATGTATAAAACACAAAAGTATTGAGTGTATGGAATGTTGATCCACTAACATAAAGTGCAAAGCACCGAATATATAGGATGCAAGTGAAACTAGTTTCTAGCATCAAAACCGTTATTATTAGTGAAAATCAATTCCTGTCATATTGACATGCATGCACAATAATCCAGATACCAGTATGCATAGGTAAGCATACCTGATGTGTGAACCTTCTATCCGGACTTCCAAATATCCGTGCCAAACCAAAATCTGCAAGCTTCAGCTGTCCATGAGATCCTATCAACAAATTATTTGGCTTCATATCCCTGAAAATGTATAAGCAGAGTTTGAGCTCAGCATAACTACTTTGTACCAATCAAAACCTCAGAATACCATACCTATGCAAAACCCATTTCTTGTGGCAAAAGGCAAGACCCTTTAGCGTCATTTGGAGGTAGGATTTTGTATCAGCTggagaaagaaaaatatttcgGTCTCGTATGACGGCTTCAAGGTCCGTCTCCATGAATTCGAATACAAGATGTAAATTCCCTTTATGCGGGAATGCATCGATTAACTCAATAATGTTGGGATCTTTGAGCTCTTTAAGAAGTTTAATTTCTCTGAGTGCTGTAAAGTTGACCCCTTCTTTCTGCTTGCCAAGTCGAATTTTCTTAATCGCAACCGTTTGTCCGGTCTGTCAATGCAATGGATTCATTTTGATAAGAAACacaatgtggtgacaatactgcCATTTTTATCATTGAATAAACGCATACAAAGTTTACAAAACCCATGCTGAAACTACTTAGAAAGCTTATGGATCACTTTCTCAAACTCAATGATCCACACCATACATGACCCTTTCTAAATAATCATTTGTATTGAAAGAAGGAAAGATAATTTGGTAAAGCATCCTAATCAAATTGTTGAGAAATAACCTCCTAGAATCAAATTCAGGAACCCAAAGCAAATAAAAGCATGATTACTTTCCAAATTAAATATACCTATACAAATATGTATTTTCCCtgatttcagtgaatttttttgcataaacttaaaaaaaacaaaaacaaaaacaaaaacaaaaaaaatttcacaaCCCAGAAAACTGAACATACAATAAATCGTTCTTTTCACTGAAAAATCCCAATAAGCTTGTCCAAAAGCTGAATCAGATAGCAGAAGACAGTAGAGGGAAATTACGTGAGTATCAATGGCTTTGTATACAACTCCGTAGGTACCTTCACCAAGGATTTCACGCTTCAGATACCTATCGGCGACCTTTTTGGAGGGATCCGGGTCTGTCATTTTTGTTGCTAATGCTAATTTCAGTTCAAAAATTGAGAATTTGCAAGTGGGTCATCTAGACAGCAAATTAGGGCTTTATCAGAAATGAAAATCGTTGAATCGCTGAAGCACTGAAAACGGCAAAATGGGCAGTGCCTGAAATCTAAAACGGCAGCATGCGAATGTTCCAAGGTTATCCCACAAATAATGCCATCTTCAATAATAATCGTCGAATCTATACTTTTATAATAGTGTTTTTTTAACCATGTGAGAGTTTtggtgattttttttatatggagACCATTCGATTTGTAAATTTtaacttcttaaaaatttttaaaatacaaaattgacCTTAAATCTGtgaacttatattttttttttttttggtgactcatCTGTGAACTTATATAAATctgatattttaatttataaatttaaattttttaaaatttttaaaacacaaaattaattttttaatttgtaaacttACATAAATCTAATATTCTGATTTGTAaattcttggaatttgaatttaaCTCTCCTCAAATTGGACTATTAGTTTTTCTCTCCTGAATTTAgtgtctttaatttgtgtttcaaaaaaaaaaaaaaaaaaa
This genomic window contains:
- the LOC112734244 gene encoding cyclin-dependent kinase D-3 isoform X1 translates to MTDPDPSKKVADRYLKREILGEGTYGVVYKAIDTHTGQTVAIKKIRLGKQKEGVNFTALREIKLLKELKDPNIIELIDAFPHKGNLHLVFEFMETDLEAVIRDRNIFLSPADTKSYLQMTLKGLAFCHKKWVLHRDMKPNNLLIGSHGQLKLADFGLARIFGSPDRRFTHQVFARWYRAPELLFGAKQYGSGVDVWAAACIFAELLLRRPFLQGSSDIDQLGKIFAAFGTPTPAQWPDMVYLPDYVEYQNVPAPPLRTLFPTASDDALDLLSKMFTYDPKARISVQQALEHRYFSSAPLPTDPEKLPRPAPKKESRTSDFDLQQGPTVLSPPRKSRRVMPGRDGFEGNSFQGVKDDDGNFGDFRQTVGDNTGKNQPVPMSVDFSIFGLKSPNRPTINSADRSHLKRKLDLEFQQPE
- the LOC112734244 gene encoding cyclin-dependent kinase D-2 isoform X2; this translates as MTDPDPSKKVADRYLKREILGEGTYGVVYKAIDTHTGQTVAIKKIRLGKQKEGVNFTALREIKLLKELKDPNIIELIDAFPHKGNLHLVFEFMETDLEAVIRDRNIFLSPADTKSYLQMTLKGLAFCHKKWVLHRDMKPNNLLIGSHGQLKLADFGLARIFGSPDRRFTHQVFARWYRAPELLFGAKQYGSGVDVWAAACIFAELLLRRPFLQGSSDIDQLGKIFAAFGTPTPAQWPDMVYLPDYVEYQNVPAPPLRTLFPTASDDALDLLSKMFTYDPKARISVQQALEHRYFSSAPLPTDPEKLPRPAPKKESRTSDFDLQQGPTVLSPPRKSRRVMPGRDGFEGNSFQGVKDDDGNFGDFRQTVGDNTGKNQPVPIADRSHLKRKLDLEFQQPE
- the LOC112734244 gene encoding cyclin-dependent kinase D-1 isoform X3: MTDPDPSKKVADRYLKREILGEGTYGVVYKAIDTHTGQTVAIKKIRLGKQKEGVNFTALREIKLLKELKDPNIIELIDAFPHKGNLHLVFEFMETDLEAVIRDRNIFLSPADTKSYLQMTLKGLAFCHKKWVLHRDMKPNNLLIGSHGQLKLADFGLARIFGSPDRRFTHQVFARWYRAPELLFGAKQYGSGVDVWAAACIFAELLLRRPFLQGSSDIDQLGKIFAAFGTPTPAQWPDMVYLPDYVEYQNVPAPPLRTLFPTASDDALDLLSKMFTYDPKARISVQQALEHRYFSSAPLPTDPEKLPRPAPKKESRTSDFDLQQGPTVLSPPRKSRRVMPGRDGFEGNSFQGVKDDDGNFGDFRQTVGDNTALTDHI